A region from the Kryptolebias marmoratus isolate JLee-2015 linkage group LG9, ASM164957v2, whole genome shotgun sequence genome encodes:
- the maea gene encoding E3 ubiquitin-protein transferase MAEA, with translation MAVQETASQLSMALKVQEYPTLKVPYETLNKRFRAAQKNIDRETSHVTMVVAELEKTLSSFPVVDSVVSLLDGVVEKLSALKRKAAESIQAEDESAKLCKRRIEHLKEHSSDQPASVNLWKKKRMDRMMVEHLLRCGYYTTAVKLARQSGIEDLVNIEMFLTAKEVEESLERQETATCLAWCHDNKSRLRKMKSCLEFSLRIQEFIELIRQNKRMDAVRHARKHFSQAEGGQLDEVRQVMGMLAFPSDTHISPYKDLLDPARWKMLIQQFRYDNYRLHQLGNNSVFTITLQAGLSAIKTPQCYKEDGSSKNPDCPVCSKSLNKLAQPLPMAHCANSRLVCKISGEVMNENNPPMMLPNGYVYGYNSLLSIRQDDKVVCPRTKEVFNFSQAEKVYIM, from the exons ATGGCTGTTCAGGAGACAGCATCTCAACTGTCCATGGCTCTCAAAGTCCAGGAATATCCCACCCTGAAG GTGCCGTATGAGACTCTGAACAAACGCTTCAGAGCGGCTCAGAAGAACATCGACAGGGAGACGAGCCACGTCACCATGGTGGTTGCGGAGCTGGAGAAGACGCTCAGCAGCTTCCCGGTGGTCGACTCCGTGGTGTCACTGCTGGACGGCGTGGTCGAAAAGCTCAGCGCTCTGAAGAGGAAG GCTGCGGAGTCCATTCAAGCAGAAGACGAGAGCGCTAAGCTGTGTAAGCGTCGCATCGAGCACCTGAAGGAGCACAGCAGCGATCAGCCAGCCTCCGTCAACCTGTGGAAGAAAAAACGCATGGACCGCATGATGGTGGAGCATCTGCTGCGCTGCGGCTACTATACCACGGCTGTCAAACTGGCCAGACAGAGTGGCATCGAg GATCTGGTGAACATCGAGATGTTCCTCACTGCGAAGGAGGTCGAGGAGTCCTTGGAGAGGCAGGAGACAGCCACCTGCTTAGCCTGGTGCCATGACAACAAGTCCCGCCTCCGCAAGATGaag agtTGTCTGGAGTTCAGTCTGAGAATCCAGGAGTTTATTGAGCTCATCAGACAAAACAAGCGCATGGATGCTGTCCG GCATGCAAGGAAGCACTTCAGCCAAGCAGAAGGGGGGCAGCTGGATGAGGTTCGGCAGGTGATGGGCATGCTGGCCTTCccatcagacacacacatctCCCCATACAAG GATCTTTTGGATCCAGCTCGCTGGAAGATGCTGATCCAGCAGTTCCGATATGACAACTACAGACTTCACCAGCTGGGCAACAACTCTGTCTTCACCATCACCCTACAGGCTGGTCTGTCTGCCATCAAGACACC TCAATGCTACAAAGAGGATGGCAGCTCTAAAAACCCAGACTGCCCCGTGTGCAGTAAATCTCTTAACAAGCTGGCTCAGCCGCTACCTATGGCTCACTGTGCCAACTCTAGACTAGTCTGTAAGATCTCTGGGGAGGTCATGAACGAAAACAATCCTCCTATGATGCTGCCTAATGGATACGTCTATGGCTACAAT TCCCTTCTCTCCATCCGCCAAGATGACAAAGTGGTGTGTCCCAGAACCAAAGAAGTCTTCAACTTCTCTCAGGCAGAGAAAGTCTACATCATGTGA